In Candidatus Kerfeldbacteria bacterium, a single genomic region encodes these proteins:
- a CDS encoding polyprenol monophosphomannose synthase produces MARHCIILPTYNEKENITGIVREILALAIPELCVLVVDDNSPDGTGQIADELARHDQRISVLHRDAKEGLGKAYTAGFRWALRDPQIEHVFEMDADFSHQPKYIPNFLEAIQSADLVLGSRYIPGGGVANWNWSRRMISTTANMIIRRLLGMAVHDLTGGFKCFRRTVLERLDLDAVASRGYNFQIEVTYRAGQAGFRIQEIPITFIERRAGTSKFSPGIMLESFWQVLRLRFGGK; encoded by the coding sequence ATGGCACGCCACTGCATAATCCTTCCTACCTATAATGAAAAAGAAAACATTACGGGAATTGTCCGTGAAATTTTGGCATTGGCCATTCCTGAACTGTGCGTTTTGGTCGTAGATGATAATTCGCCTGATGGGACTGGTCAGATCGCTGATGAGTTAGCGCGGCACGACCAGCGGATTTCCGTGCTGCATCGTGACGCGAAAGAAGGATTAGGGAAAGCCTATACCGCAGGCTTTCGTTGGGCCCTGCGTGATCCGCAGATTGAGCACGTCTTTGAGATGGATGCAGATTTTTCACATCAGCCGAAGTATATTCCGAATTTCTTGGAAGCAATTCAATCAGCTGACTTGGTGCTTGGGTCTCGGTATATCCCGGGTGGCGGGGTGGCTAACTGGAATTGGTCGCGCAGGATGATTAGCACCACTGCCAATATGATTATCCGACGCCTTTTGGGTATGGCAGTACATGATTTAACGGGTGGCTTCAAATGTTTTCGCCGGACGGTACTGGAACGGTTGGATTTAGACGCAGTTGCCTCACGGGGGTACAATTTTCAGATAGAGGTTACCTACCGGGCGGGTCAAGCCGGTTTTCGCATTCAAGAAATTCCCATCACGTTCATCGAGCGCCGGGCTGGTACATCAAAATTCAGTCCGGGGATCATGCTGGAGAGCTTTTGGCAGGTATTACGCCTCAGATTTGGCGGAAAATAA